In Chlorogloeopsis sp. ULAP01, the following are encoded in one genomic region:
- a CDS encoding ATP-binding cassette domain-containing protein produces the protein MPQEIAVEFRNVAFSRNHRPLVSNLNFSISRGEALVLLGRSGSGKTTTMKLINRLFTPTQGEVVFDGIPTTQWNEIQLRRKIGYVIQETGLFPHFTVERNVGLVPSLEGWKPNQIKSRVYELLHLVGLEPAKFAQRYPHELSGGQKQRVGVARALAADPPVLLMDEPFGALDPITRLELQQEFLRLQQELGKTVVFVTHDIQEAFILASRIGLMHGGELVVLGTPEEFMRSRNPEALAFVQCLKSFAL, from the coding sequence ATGCCCCAGGAGATTGCTGTCGAATTTCGTAATGTCGCCTTTAGCCGCAACCATCGCCCCCTAGTATCAAATCTCAATTTCAGTATTAGTCGAGGAGAAGCGCTGGTATTGTTAGGACGTAGTGGTAGCGGTAAAACCACGACAATGAAGTTAATCAATCGCCTGTTTACACCAACCCAAGGTGAAGTTGTATTTGATGGCATTCCGACAACTCAGTGGAATGAAATTCAATTGCGGCGCAAAATTGGTTATGTCATTCAAGAAACTGGTTTATTTCCCCATTTCACAGTTGAACGCAACGTCGGTTTAGTTCCCTCTTTGGAAGGTTGGAAACCTAATCAAATTAAAAGCCGGGTATACGAACTTCTGCATTTGGTTGGTTTAGAGCCAGCAAAATTTGCCCAAAGATATCCTCACGAACTTTCAGGAGGGCAAAAGCAACGAGTTGGTGTCGCAAGAGCGCTAGCCGCAGATCCACCTGTATTATTGATGGATGAACCTTTCGGCGCACTCGATCCGATTACACGGTTAGAATTGCAACAAGAATTTTTAAGGTTACAACAAGAATTAGGCAAGACAGTTGTTTTTGTGACTCACGATATTCAAGAAGCGTTTATTTTAGCTTCGAGAATTGGTTTAATGCATGGAGGAGAATTAGTGGTGTTGGGGACACCAGAAGAATTTATGCGATCGCGAAATCCAGAAGCTCTTGCTTTTGTGCAATGCTTAAAATCTTTCGCCCTATGA
- the msrB gene encoding peptide-methionine (R)-S-oxide reductase MsrB has translation MKRRNLLVTAAATVSAVWLSSYLTRRARVMTTSNPEKFEVNKTEEEWRQTLTPEQFRVLRKHGTERAGTSPLDKNYAKGTYVCAGCGQPLFTAETKFNSGTGWPSFYAPIEGAIATSVDKSFFMTRVEVHCSRCGGHLGHVFNDGPAPTGKRYCMNGVAMEFTSQA, from the coding sequence ATGAAAAGAAGAAATCTTTTAGTAACTGCTGCTGCCACAGTGAGTGCAGTGTGGTTATCAAGTTATTTAACTAGGAGAGCGCGAGTTATGACAACTTCTAATCCTGAGAAGTTTGAAGTTAACAAAACTGAGGAAGAATGGCGTCAAACATTGACACCAGAACAGTTCCGTGTTTTACGGAAACACGGTACAGAACGGGCTGGCACTAGTCCACTAGATAAAAATTATGCCAAAGGTACTTACGTCTGTGCTGGTTGCGGACAGCCATTGTTTACGGCAGAAACCAAATTTAATAGCGGTACTGGTTGGCCAAGTTTTTATGCACCCATTGAAGGGGCTATTGCCACATCCGTAGACAAGTCATTTTTTATGACTAGGGTTGAAGTTCATTGTAGCCGTTGTGGAGGACATCTTGGTCATGTGTTTAATGATGGCCCTGCACCGACTGGAAAGCGCTACTGCATGAATGGTGTAGCAATGGAATTTACTTCTCAAGCGTAA
- a CDS encoding tetratricopeptide repeat protein, with translation MSESSVSLRDRYLALIDEIVETTLKGKISSVEQVYQMLLKSVTVGTGEIFELALSDRLNAIQQQVDTEKDELKKAKATRTLRAIKTIQSQWQRAEEQNKATEATATAIKEITTVPTGERLAAFLRVTDSNRKHPLTLQQIQQLSKSLQQFAQADEDFQYIADGITRGMTAWQRLQEHLVSWMYEQSQDSLGFGGIPGESGPWATWAKQTNSELPKALLRTLAMEESIIAFAERQRNINLSDWVEITLILQFLQRGLVHWFDQQPYNVKAGSKLSISTFLTFAVIWSQLADGFGLSTIYGNAASQVMLQILRTFSQRQYFPLYGGIFASFAGSYLRDALNYLDEPLRRVEGTQEKARILTLLGYSQRALGQYDRSINFHQQALEMARNAGDRPCEIANLNHLSRTCVAQQNYSEAIDYSQRALILSRQTGNRTGEAYALVNLGYSEVMQAQQLQELEPETYEMAINYLQQGLRLSEQLGDVQSKALCLSSLGIAYLVIKQPENAIKNLEEGFRTAQLAGDLYLQGLNLATLGEANYNLASFERAIYTGCLGMYLLNQIASQEWLKPAGLLTILQGQLGTEAFQNTLQQNRQRIISVIGVDGYDYIPQLLEEYKREM, from the coding sequence GTGTCTGAGTCGTCTGTTTCCCTTCGCGATCGCTATCTTGCCCTCATCGATGAAATTGTCGAAACTACCCTCAAAGGTAAGATTAGTTCTGTCGAACAAGTGTATCAAATGCTGCTCAAAAGTGTAACGGTGGGGACGGGAGAAATTTTTGAGTTGGCGTTGAGCGATCGCCTAAATGCTATTCAGCAGCAAGTAGATACAGAAAAAGACGAACTTAAAAAAGCAAAAGCCACCCGTACTCTAAGAGCAATTAAGACAATCCAAAGTCAATGGCAACGTGCTGAAGAACAAAATAAAGCTACAGAAGCTACAGCTACTGCCATTAAGGAGATTACTACAGTTCCAACAGGAGAGCGCCTCGCTGCCTTTTTGCGCGTTACCGATTCCAACCGCAAGCATCCCCTGACTTTACAACAAATTCAACAGTTGTCAAAATCTTTACAACAATTTGCTCAAGCAGATGAGGATTTTCAGTACATCGCCGATGGCATCACTCGTGGTATGACTGCTTGGCAACGACTCCAAGAACATCTCGTCAGTTGGATGTACGAACAGAGCCAGGATTCCTTAGGATTTGGTGGCATACCAGGAGAAAGCGGGCCTTGGGCAACTTGGGCAAAGCAAACCAATAGTGAGTTACCCAAGGCACTACTTCGCACTTTAGCAATGGAGGAATCTATCATTGCATTTGCCGAACGGCAGCGCAATATCAACCTCAGTGACTGGGTAGAAATAACATTAATATTACAATTTTTGCAACGGGGATTAGTTCACTGGTTTGACCAACAACCATACAACGTTAAAGCTGGATCGAAACTATCTATTTCCACTTTTTTAACTTTTGCTGTGATTTGGAGTCAACTGGCAGATGGTTTTGGTTTAAGTACAATTTATGGTAACGCCGCTTCTCAGGTAATGTTGCAAATTTTGCGAACATTTTCTCAACGGCAGTATTTTCCTTTGTATGGCGGTATTTTTGCCTCCTTTGCTGGTAGCTACTTGCGGGATGCGCTAAATTATCTGGACGAGCCTTTACGTCGAGTCGAGGGAACGCAAGAAAAAGCGCGGATTTTGACACTTTTAGGCTATTCGCAACGGGCATTGGGGCAATATGATCGCTCGATTAATTTTCATCAGCAAGCGTTGGAGATGGCACGCAATGCAGGCGATCGTCCTTGTGAAATTGCCAATCTCAACCATCTGAGCCGTACTTGCGTTGCTCAACAAAACTACTCTGAAGCCATAGATTACAGTCAAAGAGCATTAATTCTGAGTAGACAAACAGGCAACAGAACCGGAGAAGCTTATGCCTTGGTTAACTTGGGTTACAGCGAGGTTATGCAGGCACAGCAGTTGCAAGAGTTAGAACCAGAAACTTATGAAATGGCAATTAACTATTTGCAACAAGGTTTAAGGTTATCAGAGCAATTAGGTGATGTGCAAAGTAAAGCTTTATGTTTGAGTAGTTTAGGCATTGCATATTTAGTCATTAAACAACCAGAAAATGCTATTAAAAATTTAGAAGAAGGTTTTAGAACAGCACAACTTGCTGGTGATTTATATCTACAGGGATTAAATTTAGCAACTTTAGGTGAAGCAAATTACAATCTCGCAAGTTTTGAAAGAGCAATTTACACTGGCTGTTTGGGGATGTATTTGTTAAACCAAATAGCTTCCCAGGAGTGGCTTAAACCTGCGGGATTACTGACAATTTTGCAAGGACAATTGGGTACAGAAGCTTTTCAAAATACTTTGCAACAAAATCGCCAGAGAATTATTTCTGTGATTGGTGTAGATGGATATGATTACATTCCGCAATTGTTAGAAGAATATAAGCGGGAAATGTAG
- a CDS encoding ATP-binding protein yields the protein MNLAIVFSAICIKGESVLKGEASRFAPYALTVLTVGSTLLLTLLIQSLLTPNVFPLFFAAVAISVCYGGTMSGLLAIALSVFSFSFLEPVYSLWGFGVENVLYLSVFVLETTLIGLLNSKLCTAKQYLETSLQQFQTSEAKFRSSEERYRAFLEQSTEGIWCFELEQPISSDCSEDEQIQHFYQYGYLRDCNDVTAKMYGFCYAEEIIGAKLKDFLIASEPQNIEYLRNFIRSGYRLIDAESYEVDQYGNCKYFLNNLVGILENGILVRAWGTQRDITERKQVEQEREKLLASEKAARTEAETANRMKDEFLATLSHELRTPLNAMLGWTQLLRSRKFDEATTARALETIDRNTKSLTILIEDVLNVSRIIRGTLYLNLQPIELVSIVKAALDVVSPAATAKKIQIESELDPAVGVVIGDANRLQQVVWNLLANAVKFTPQAGKVNVQVKRTDDSVQIWVQDTGEGISAEFLPYVFDRFRQGDSSNTRSHGGLGLGLAIVRHLVELHGGVVSAHSPGIGQGATFIVHLPMSVVDVKVNSSQLLSQTKGEQISQERVPFLKGLRVLVVDDEADTRELLLAILEEYRAEVVAVASSVEALDTLPYFQPDVIVSDIGMPQEDGYTLIQKVRSLPQKQWRSTPAVALTAHATAEDRAKALLAGFQFHVPKPVNPTELAVVIANLAGRTEKIEN from the coding sequence ATGAATTTGGCAATTGTTTTTTCAGCCATCTGCATCAAAGGAGAATCCGTTTTGAAAGGAGAAGCCTCCCGTTTTGCACCATATGCCCTGACGGTTTTGACTGTTGGTAGTACCTTACTACTAACGCTATTAATACAATCACTGCTAACGCCAAATGTTTTTCCATTATTTTTCGCAGCTGTGGCAATCAGTGTGTGTTATGGGGGTACTATGTCTGGGCTGCTAGCAATAGCTTTGTCTGTGTTCTCTTTTAGTTTTCTCGAACCAGTTTATTCGCTTTGGGGTTTTGGTGTAGAGAACGTCTTATATTTGAGTGTATTTGTCTTGGAAACCACACTGATTGGGCTGCTAAACTCTAAATTATGTACTGCCAAACAATACTTAGAAACAAGTTTGCAGCAGTTTCAAACCAGCGAGGCAAAATTTAGAAGTAGCGAAGAACGCTACCGCGCTTTTTTAGAGCAAAGTACAGAAGGTATTTGGTGCTTTGAACTAGAGCAACCGATTTCGTCAGACTGTTCTGAAGACGAGCAGATTCAGCATTTTTACCAATATGGTTATCTCAGAGATTGTAACGATGTGACAGCAAAAATGTATGGCTTTTGTTATGCTGAAGAAATTATTGGAGCTAAGTTAAAAGATTTTCTCATTGCTTCTGAACCGCAGAATATTGAATATTTGCGTAATTTTATCCGTTCTGGCTACCGCCTGATTGATGCCGAATCTTATGAGGTGGATCAGTATGGTAATTGCAAGTATTTTTTAAATAATCTTGTGGGAATTTTAGAAAATGGCATTTTAGTAAGAGCTTGGGGAACTCAACGAGATATAACAGAACGCAAGCAAGTAGAACAAGAGCGGGAAAAGTTACTAGCAAGTGAAAAAGCTGCACGTACCGAAGCGGAAACTGCTAATCGCATGAAGGATGAGTTTTTAGCAACACTCTCCCACGAACTCCGCACGCCCCTCAATGCTATGCTTGGTTGGACGCAATTACTTAGGAGTCGTAAGTTTGATGAGGCTACCACAGCAAGGGCGCTGGAAACAATTGATCGTAATACCAAATCTCTAACAATTTTGATTGAAGATGTTTTGAATGTATCGCGAATTATCAGGGGTACACTTTATCTTAATCTCCAGCCGATAGAATTAGTATCGATTGTTAAAGCTGCACTAGATGTAGTCAGCCCAGCCGCCACCGCAAAAAAAATTCAGATCGAATCTGAATTAGATCCGGCAGTCGGGGTAGTAATCGGCGATGCCAATCGCTTACAACAAGTAGTATGGAATTTGCTCGCTAATGCTGTGAAATTTACACCCCAAGCGGGAAAGGTGAATGTGCAAGTAAAACGCACAGATGATAGTGTGCAGATTTGGGTTCAAGATACAGGAGAGGGTATTTCTGCTGAGTTTTTGCCCTACGTGTTTGATCGCTTTCGTCAAGGCGATAGTTCCAATACGCGATCGCATGGCGGACTAGGATTAGGATTAGCAATTGTCAGGCATTTGGTAGAATTACACGGTGGCGTAGTCTCTGCTCATAGCCCAGGAATTGGACAGGGAGCGACGTTTATTGTTCATCTGCCGATGTCAGTTGTTGATGTGAAGGTAAATTCATCACAGTTGCTTTCACAAACTAAAGGGGAGCAAATCAGTCAAGAGCGTGTCCCTTTTTTGAAAGGCTTACGGGTACTGGTAGTAGATGATGAGGCAGATACTCGTGAGTTGCTGTTAGCTATTTTGGAGGAGTATCGAGCAGAAGTGGTGGCAGTTGCTTCTTCTGTTGAGGCTTTAGATACACTGCCATATTTTCAGCCAGATGTGATCGTCAGTGATATTGGGATGCCTCAAGAAGATGGTTACACACTGATTCAAAAAGTGCGATCGCTTCCTCAAAAGCAGTGGCGAAGCACTCCTGCGGTGGCATTAACAGCTCATGCAACAGCAGAAGACAGAGCAAAAGCATTGTTGGCAGGCTTTCAGTTTCACGTTCCTAAACCAGTAAATCCGACTGAATTAGCTGTGGTAATCGCCAACCTTGCCGGGCGTACAGAAAAAATTGAAAATTAG
- a CDS encoding DEAD/DEAH box helicase family protein: protein MARTPTLTFDRGTLILHPPPRGKGWMDYATWDDRVEKFRIPAVKYRALVETLQAENTNFLDEAKAFFSLELTSSMQMEPYPHQTEALGAWKLAGRQGVVVLPTAAGKTYLAQMAMEVTPRTTLIVVPTLDLMHQWYAHLVAAFPDAEVGLLGGGSRDKTPILVATYDSAAINAEALGNQYALIIFDECHHLPTDFNRVIAEYAIAPYRLGLSATPERSDGKHTDLNILIGPEVYRKRAEELAGKALAEHEVVQIKVKLSQHERQKYNQLIQIRNDFLQQAKISLGSIQGWQKFVQMSARSQSGRRAMLAHREAKEIALGTDGKLRILANLLAKHYPERVLIFTADNATVYRISSEFLIPAITHQTPVKERHEILTKFREGEYKTLIASHVLNEGVDVPAASVAIILSGTGSAREYIQRLGRVLRKGKDNNKQAILYEVVAEDTAEENTSARRRGVKNNEPQRRREREEKKEKRGNLQVVYGSNPQKSYRAAEQLEFNYFTENKKTQNKDKLEE, encoded by the coding sequence ATGGCTCGCACCCCCACATTAACTTTTGATCGCGGTACATTAATTTTGCATCCACCACCACGCGGCAAAGGCTGGATGGATTATGCTACATGGGATGATAGAGTTGAAAAATTTCGCATTCCAGCAGTGAAATACCGTGCTTTAGTAGAAACACTGCAAGCAGAAAATACCAATTTCCTTGACGAAGCTAAGGCGTTTTTTTCTCTGGAATTGACTTCCAGTATGCAAATGGAACCCTATCCCCATCAAACAGAGGCTTTAGGAGCCTGGAAACTGGCGGGAAGGCAGGGAGTTGTAGTGCTTCCCACGGCTGCGGGAAAGACTTATTTAGCGCAGATGGCGATGGAAGTAACGCCACGCACAACGCTAATCGTGGTACCAACTCTAGATTTAATGCATCAATGGTATGCACATCTAGTAGCGGCATTTCCTGATGCAGAAGTGGGATTGCTAGGTGGTGGTTCACGCGACAAAACGCCAATACTAGTGGCAACTTACGATAGTGCAGCAATCAACGCAGAAGCGCTGGGAAATCAATATGCATTAATAATCTTTGATGAATGCCATCATTTGCCAACAGACTTTAATCGGGTAATTGCAGAATATGCGATCGCGCCCTACCGCTTGGGGCTTTCTGCTACACCAGAACGCAGTGATGGTAAACACACTGATTTAAATATTCTGATCGGCCCAGAAGTATACCGCAAAAGGGCTGAGGAACTAGCGGGAAAGGCACTGGCAGAGCATGAAGTAGTGCAAATAAAGGTGAAATTATCACAACACGAGCGTCAAAAATACAATCAATTAATTCAAATTCGTAATGATTTTTTGCAGCAAGCCAAGATTTCTTTGGGAAGCATTCAAGGCTGGCAAAAATTTGTCCAAATGAGTGCGCGATCGCAAAGTGGACGTAGAGCAATGTTAGCGCACAGAGAAGCAAAAGAAATTGCCTTAGGTACAGATGGCAAATTAAGAATTCTGGCAAATTTACTTGCTAAACATTATCCAGAACGAGTTTTGATTTTTACTGCTGATAACGCTACTGTTTACCGTATTTCTAGTGAGTTTTTAATTCCGGCGATTACCCATCAAACTCCTGTCAAGGAACGCCATGAGATATTAACAAAATTTCGGGAAGGAGAATATAAAACTTTGATTGCTTCTCACGTCTTGAATGAAGGAGTTGATGTGCCAGCCGCTAGTGTAGCAATTATTTTATCTGGGACAGGATCGGCAAGGGAATATATTCAAAGGTTGGGAAGAGTGTTAAGAAAGGGGAAAGATAACAATAAGCAGGCGATTTTGTATGAAGTGGTGGCTGAGGATACAGCTGAGGAAAATACTTCGGCAAGAAGGCGAGGGGTAAAGAATAATGAACCGCAAAGACGCAGAGAGCGCGAAGAAAAGAAAGAGAAGAGAGGGAATTTGCAGGTTGTTTATGGAAGCAATCCGCAAAAAAGTTATCGTGCTGCGGAACAGTTAGAATTTAATTATTTTACTGAAAATAAAAAAACTCAAAACAAAGATAAGTTAGAGGAATGA
- a CDS encoding DUF790 family protein, which produces MLPTDLLSHRQNGEEIIPKRLKIDNKHLELANEIITSFQEAVGKTQGALERLLLELEGDTPDYRMKRGLAYILKSSFCTFEVVSPLEPQMLRERVFALAAKSVPSKELTKVTLSKIADELSQQLEREVLPEQVSSGLYADLAENKILTAFDAPTATKLLHRYNLSQVQGVFYKASQLVLNAHRNVPGEYKLLFRYLKLFQLMAYIEGDADHGFTITIDGPTSLFSPSTRYGLAIAKLIPALLHVTKWSLAATLQVRDFYTETWKTGRFTLNSDCGLVSHYPPGKPYDSMLEASFADKWDLLKTEWVLEREVDLIPIPGSVMIPDFRLVHPDGRSFLLEIVGYWRPEYLQKKFAQVRRAQCHNLILAISERLNLDKAGVKINDVPARIVWFKDKLLPKSVLSVME; this is translated from the coding sequence ATGCTACCAACAGATTTACTAAGTCACCGTCAAAATGGTGAGGAAATTATCCCAAAAAGATTGAAAATTGACAACAAACATTTAGAGTTAGCAAATGAAATTATTACTTCTTTTCAAGAGGCGGTAGGGAAAACTCAAGGTGCGCTTGAACGTTTGTTACTGGAATTAGAAGGTGACACTCCTGATTATCGTATGAAGCGGGGTTTGGCTTATATTCTCAAAAGCAGTTTCTGCACGTTTGAAGTGGTGAGTCCACTTGAACCTCAGATGTTAAGAGAAAGGGTGTTTGCACTTGCAGCTAAGTCTGTTCCTAGCAAGGAGTTAACAAAAGTTACTTTAAGTAAAATTGCTGATGAATTAAGTCAACAATTGGAGCGTGAAGTTTTACCAGAACAAGTTAGTAGTGGATTATATGCTGATTTGGCAGAAAATAAAATTTTGACTGCTTTTGATGCACCTACAGCAACAAAATTATTACATCGCTACAATTTATCCCAAGTGCAAGGTGTGTTTTATAAAGCCAGTCAGTTAGTGTTAAATGCTCATCGTAATGTTCCTGGCGAATATAAGCTTTTATTCCGCTATCTCAAGTTGTTTCAATTGATGGCATATATTGAGGGAGATGCCGACCACGGATTTACAATTACAATTGATGGGCCGACAAGTTTATTCTCTCCAAGTACTCGTTATGGTTTGGCAATAGCTAAATTAATTCCTGCTTTACTTCACGTCACAAAATGGAGCCTTGCCGCTACACTACAAGTTCGTGATTTTTATACAGAAACTTGGAAAACAGGACGTTTTACTCTCAATTCTGATTGTGGTTTAGTATCTCACTATCCTCCAGGAAAACCTTACGATAGTATGTTAGAAGCATCTTTTGCTGATAAGTGGGATTTATTGAAAACTGAATGGGTTTTAGAGCGAGAAGTTGATTTAATTCCTATTCCTGGTAGTGTAATGATCCCCGATTTTCGGTTAGTACATCCTGATGGGCGTAGCTTCTTATTAGAAATTGTCGGTTATTGGCGACCAGAATATTTACAAAAAAAGTTTGCTCAAGTTAGACGCGCTCAATGTCATAATTTAATTTTGGCTATTTCCGAACGTTTAAATTTGGATAAAGCTGGCGTCAAAATAAATGATGTTCCAGCTAGAATCGTTTGGTTTAAAGATAAATTGTTGCCAAAGTCAGTGTTATCTGTAATGGAATAA